A single Vulcanisaeta distributa DSM 14429 DNA region contains:
- a CDS encoding ABC transporter ATP-binding protein, with amino-acid sequence MDVGYSYKTEKGPIPVLKNINFKVHSHEFVSIVAPTGTGKTTLLRIIAGLRRPDSGKVLLMGEEVKGPTPKLAMIFQDFALYPWLTALENVELALLHRKDLSKEVRREIARKYLELVGLGGFEDYYPRELSGGMKQRVAIARALAAQPVVLLMDEPFANLDAITAEGLRAEIYNMVFNEESTVRAIIMVSHNLEEVVELSDKVIILGGRPASIIAEVEIKLPRPRNTRDIEFQDYLDRLYSLLSISLKV; translated from the coding sequence ATCGATGTTGGTTATAGCTACAAGACTGAGAAGGGTCCCATACCAGTCCTCAAGAACATAAATTTTAAGGTTCATTCTCACGAATTTGTATCCATAGTTGCACCGACAGGCACTGGAAAGACGACATTACTTAGGATAATAGCCGGCTTAAGGAGGCCAGATAGCGGTAAGGTGCTTCTTATGGGCGAGGAAGTTAAGGGACCAACGCCTAAGCTTGCCATGATATTTCAGGACTTTGCCCTCTACCCCTGGCTTACGGCACTCGAGAATGTGGAACTGGCGCTACTTCATAGGAAGGATCTTAGTAAGGAGGTTAGGAGGGAAATTGCTCGGAAGTACCTCGAGCTGGTGGGCCTCGGTGGTTTTGAGGATTATTACCCAAGGGAGTTGAGTGGTGGTATGAAGCAGAGGGTGGCGATTGCAAGGGCGCTAGCTGCGCAGCCAGTGGTTTTGCTGATGGACGAGCCCTTCGCAAACCTAGACGCAATAACCGCCGAGGGCCTTAGGGCCGAGATATATAACATGGTTTTTAATGAGGAGTCCACAGTAAGGGCCATCATAATGGTCAGCCATAACCTTGAGGAGGTCGTGGAATTGAGTGATAAGGTGATAATACTTGGTGGGAGGCCCGCGAGTATTATTGCCGAGGTCGAGATTAAGTTGCCAAGGCCTAGGAATACGAGGGATATAGAGTTCCAGGATTATCTAGATAGACTTTACTCCC